The following nucleotide sequence is from Anopheles stephensi strain Indian chromosome 3, UCI_ANSTEP_V1.0, whole genome shotgun sequence.
GCCTGGAAGTAGGATTCGAGCGATTTGGCAAGCGTCGTTTTGCCACCGTTCGTGACGCCCGATATGCCGATGACGAGCCACGTTTCCATCGTACGGCGTCGCTGGGGGAAAGTTAAAACGTAACGTACACTCGTCAGTGGTTGTTTGCTGGTGACCGTACGAGCGAATGGGCAACTATTTACTAAGCGCAACGTAGCGGTTGGAAGGGTTTTACCTTTGCCGCGGGTAAATAGTTGGAAACAGTGCGATAAGAACGGTCGGTTGGCCGGTAACGCGTGAGCAACAGTAAATCCCGCACGAGAATATGATTGCGGTTCGTAATCATTTTCTCGCCATGTGGTACCACTCGGCTGTACCAACCATTTTGCACCGCGAATACGTTTGTAAACAGTGAGTGAATTCTTCTTATCTTGTCTTGTGATGATGCTTCACGCTATTTGCTTGTTATGACATATTATAGCCGGGCTACAGCGGATGGTTGTTTGCCGAGCCTTACAGATCTAAGCTACAGATACGGGTGTGCGATTTTTGGCCCCCGGCCGCTAGATACACGCGGGCACCGCTTTCGACGGTTCGACGATACCGACTGTCTTACCTTTAAAGTGCACTACAGTTGACGGGCGAATCGAATGCCGAGCTGGTCCCGCAAATGGTACAGAGAAAAGGCCGACAGTCCACCGACTAGCACCACACCGAACACTGCCGGTACGAGGAATGCAAACTTCATCGGTGGAAACAGCGAGTAGATCCAACTTTCTGCAAATGGGAGGAAACAAATTGAGTTAGGCTAAAGAGCACCGGGAGCAATGCAACACGCACGACGATCAATTCGTCTGTAGCCCAATAGAATCAATTACATCGTCACTGCTATCGGCATCAATCGCTTGCGAGGCAACACTCGACGCTTCCTCCGAGGGTCAAACATATAAAACGCAACCGAGAACAACGCGTCAAGGTTATGATGGTGagccgtgtgtttttttgctcgttttgtACCTTACGCCACCGTTCGAGTGCGATTGCTGCTCGCGCGTCGTACTTCATTAGATTGATTTTTGTACCACGACAATCGCACAGCGCTCTATTGTCCATCAATTGCGTGAAGCTGCGCGGCTCGCACACGAGCGCAACCGTGTACAGGGGAGGtgcgttttttgctgttgcctcGCGATGCTGGTGAAGCGTGTCAGCAGTTGGGTTGCCTGTTTGCATAAGAACGTATTGGGGTTTTGCGCTTACCATCTCTCGCATCGATCACCATGAACGGCAGAACGGCAACCCAGAATACGTAGTAGAAGAACGCGCTAAATGTAGCCGCCAGAATCAGCTTCCCGAGGGCCGCATTCGATTCCATTCACTGAAAGAAGGCGAACATCGAAAATAAAACGTTAGTCGCGCTGGATGCTATTTTGGACGTGCTCGGTAATGGTGCCACGAACGTGCTTGATCTTATCGCGTTTGCACTTGTAATTGCTTCGCAATTGGGGTCCGCGCGCGTTTGAAACAGGAAGGCAAGGaaagagtagaaaaaaaaacgcacacacgccgTGCCGCAAATGAcgtcttgtttgtttgtttacatccaGCGGTGATGTAAACAAATGGTTTTGGAGGTTAAATGTTTCGAAATAAACACGAAATATGCGAGAAAACTAAAAGAATCACTCACGGAACTGAAATTCGACACGATTTTACGAGaaattgtgtgtttttcttgaaAAATGATACAATTATAGCAAATAACGACGGCAGATTTATGGCAAATCGTGTCGGCAGAATGACAGCTTTGCGCACAGTGGGCTTAACGACGAATGAAAGGACAAAGTTATGATCAGTACTAAAATTTGAATGTGTGTTctaaaaatttgaaattttcgctttAAATTTCAACTGGTCGGTTGCACAGCTCAAACGCACGTGgttaaaacgaaaaaatgagaaaaaaactaaaaaaactgGCAAATTAATGTATCTGTTTCCTTACTTATTTTTGTGTACTCTCTTAAAAGGCGCTACAATCGCTTCGAAGTCgtgataccgctcacggtttagtaCGTTCGTTTGTCAATCTATTATTCTGGCCGTTCTGGGGAACACATCGAAGCTATCTTTCCATTCCGATTTGGTCCAATCACATCTCCTCTGCTCTTGTCGACGGTCTAAAAGGACTTAAATGAACTGAAAAAAATTGATGATGTTAGGCAGCTAGATGGTATAGACAGTAGACTCGCCAGCACTTTGCTCTATGAAACCGGTATCAAATCTCCTTCGGATTGTTTTCTTACGACAAAGGACTCACCTTGCAGCTTCAGTTTAATTAAGATaaagaaacaagaaataaTAGGCCCTGAATCCTCGAGGTTGTAATACCGATTTACAATTTCTTTCCAACAAAATGGATTTGTGTTTATAATCATCACCATTTTATTCATGTCTTCTGCTGGCTTCTCTCGAGCTTCTCCTACCATCAAACGCGAAACAGTTTGCCGAGCCTCACGCAAggtaattaaaataatcttaCAAATCTACAGgagtgtgttgtgttgggTGTTGGATGAGTCGATTCGACGTAAAtgaattgatttgaaaaaaccaaaatgcaaaccaaaatggaggaaaaaaaggaaaaggagaaaaaaacatcagCTAAAGTTAACAAAAAACCGACGACCCAAACGagccaataaataaatacatcacTAAacgttttccttctgttttacGACCACACAATTGGATCGCGACTGCTGATGCCGATCGTGTTTCAGCTAGATCGTAACATTTCCCCATGCTTGTTTTACAGGTTAAGAGAAAGAAAACCTTCTGCGCTCCGCTTTTCTTCGATGGTAACCATAGTAACCGATATTGTGCTTTCCAGTTTTCACCTTCACGCAGCATTGTAAAACACGCGCTAAAACAGCGAAATTCGGATTGCGATAGTTTGGCAGCATCATTTGCTCCGGATCAGGTAAACGGTTGGTAGAGATTGGGATGAGTGAAAGCGGAAATGATCGAACGTCCATCGGTCGATCCGCGTCCCGTGGTACATTATGGGTTCCGTGCGTTCGTGGAACATTCGCCGTACGATCGTATCTCGAGATctgaaaattgaaaagatCACACCATAATAATATCGTTTACTGTCGCTCGCTTACTCGATCGCTCGCTTACCATCATTACCGcaggttcgggcacagcgtaGTTTTCCCCGGTTCGAGTAGGTCACACCGTCAGTGCCACACACGGGCTCATAAGATTGTGCGACAGTGTTGCGGATGCAGCGTCGTTCACACCCGTGCTGGATTTGTTTTGGTGTCCGGGTCGGTGCGCTTGTACTGGCCGTTCCATTGACCGGTTGAGATCCCTGATCGATACGATCCTGGGCCGTCTGTCCATCCTTCGCGTCCTTACTGCCGACAGTTGACGGTGCCTCAGTACTTGAGCTCGTGATCGACACTGTGGTGTGCTTTACCTGTCGCAACACTGCACCGGAAGCGGCATGTTGGCTATCGTGATGGTCCGGTTCGTTAGTGTGCTCCACTACCGGCTTGACGGCAGTGTCCTGAGTGCGACGTCCAAACTTCCAGTAGCTTTGGGCGGGCCCTCCATGATGTACCGGATGATGCACGGGATGGTGGACTGGGTGGTGCAGCTGCAGGTGTAACGTTTGCGCGCCAGGTCCGGTCATAGCTGGACCATGCTGGGGTTGATGCAAAGCTTGCGGCTGAGGTAGTGGCAGATACTGGGGAGCGGCGTATGCTTGAGGTTCCGGAAGATGCTGATGATCCGAGGTTTCGTTACCGTGCGAGCCGTGGAACTCGTTCACAACATTCTTCTGGTGGGCACCGTTCTTGGACGGGAACTCAAAGTACTTCTGGATAAACATGTGTggctgctgatgatgttgcttctgGTACTTCTGCTTAATGTGCGAACTGTACGTCTTGTGGATGGGTTTCTCGGACGGAGTGTCCGCCAGATGCTCACCGGTCGGCCCACTTCCACTAGCCTGAACATTGCTGTACGATGTGGCATGCGACTGATGGTTGTGCTGATGGTTGTGCACCTGGGGCTGCGGTGCAGACTCTTCCTTCGGGAAGTAATAGCTCAGATGCGTCTGGACGGTCGGTTGCTGTGGAGCGACGGCTTGCTGTGCCTGGGCGTAGGACTTTGTGTGCTGTGACTGTTCCTGCTCGGCCACGATCGTTTTCGGATGGTAGAAGTTTGTCGACACGGATACCTGAGGCTTCTTGGGGATCTCCTGCCACTTGTTGGACGAGTGATCACCTGACGGAACTGGAGCTGCGTGGATGTAGAGAGGCTGCGTTTGAGGCTTTCCCTGGCTGCCGACGTAACTGGTGGCACCACcggacgaggacgacgaggGCGACGATGGGTAGTGATGATGGGGCGGCGGATGATGTACCTCGGATGGCTTCGACAGCGGGATCGCGTTCACCTTGTAGTGGCCGTTCACCTCCTCCTGGACCTTGAAGTTGAAGCTCGGGGGCAGCTGCTCGGGCTTGACGAACGCCGGCTTTTCCTGTACCAGGGGCGAAAAGGAAGGCTGTGGTTGACCAAGTTTCAGTAGTTGATCTTCAGAATTTACGGCCGGTACGtagttcggtggtggtggcgatggCAGTGTCTGGGCCGGCACGGCCTCTGCCGGTTTGTGCGAGATCGACAGGAGCTGGCTCGGTTTCAGCGGGGCCAGCTGATGGTGGTACTCTTCCTTCGTCTTCTGCGGCGCTACCAGGTGATGGATGTCGGACGGCTTGAACTGGGGCGAGGGTACGAAGTGGTTGGGACCGTGCTTGCCGAAACCCTTCAGCATTCCCTCCAGGCTCAGGATGGGCAGCATGTGCTCGAGCGTAAACATCTCGCCGTCACTCGTATGAAGCTCTGCAAAAAGTGGAGAAGCAATGAAGAATTGGGATGTCCCACAGGTGGCCGAATGAGGCACCACCACCTTACCAGGATAGGTTCCATACGTCGCCACACCACCGGAAGCGATCTTCACCGTCGGCTCCTTGAAGTAGATCTTGCGCCGCTTCTCCACCGGACGAATGATCAGCAGCGGTATCTCACcgttcgatcgtttcggctTGCGGATAAGCGTCTTTTTGTACTCGGTCACGCTCGGGCTAGCAACGCTGTCGGCGATCTTTGATGGTGAGGCTACCGATGGTGCTGCTATCGGGGAGGGTTTCTTTAGCTTCTCGTCTGCCAGTACTAGTGGCGCTGGAAAACGGGAAAGCTTAtgttaattgttttcttttgctgcgaGAGCTGGCAGAATGATTGGAATTTGATTGGCGATTACAATCGATTGGTGTAGGATAATGTTTGCCTCTGTTCGTTATCCAATTTGTATGATTATTCTTGCACCTAAATGATCAATTTAAGATGATGTTACGAACCGTTATGAGTTGTTAAGAACTAATTTCGATATTGCATTAAAAGAACACGGCTGGCCTAAATATGTACAAAATGGTTCAGATCTGAACAGATTCATTAGCTGTAATGTGATCAAACAATCAGCATTAAGCAGTGATTGGAATGAACCCATAATTTTTAATAGTAAACATTTTCTGAGAACaaatttttattgtacaaaaaaattgttatttttttaataacatCAGGAATGAATTTAAGGGAAGTTTTGCATGAGAAAGAACAATTATGACACTTTTTTAAATGGGTGATTGGCATGATTCTCTGCTGAAGCTTTGAGCCGTTAAACTTCCTACttcaatttattgaaaaaacaTTTGAACATTATAAAAGAACTCGCATTTTAATATTGATAATGAGCTCTGGTTCCAGAGGACCTTGTCAAATACCTTTAATTCTAATGTcttcagatgatattgtcgtAGTAGCCGTTGATTTGGCACGCACTTTCCCGAGtgctgaaaggacgtgtacaatatcaacggctactatgataatatcatctgaggacatcacaatggaaggtatttgatttccctgttatacgaagccgtttccatatcaactagctttgtttgccattccatctaagaagcctgccataaaaatgcatGCTATtgtcttatcaactgaaaacccctgtatcaATCATAGTCTTTTTGATATGAAGATTATGAATTCTAATTGCTTAGCTCATTAATTGCTTACAAGTGCTAGAACGAATAACTGATGGGATTTAAAACATGAAACTCGGCAAGTCAAGCCAGGGTGGGAAACTTTGGTTGTTACGTTACAAACAACTCCTCATCCTCGGTTTACTATTTTCTTCATGTTAAGCTCTCATTTCAGTTTTGATTCTACTTAAAAAAATGACCGAGATTGAGatgttaaaatattaaaactgaTTAAAATTACTTTTAGAGTCACAAATCAGAAAACATAAGACTTGAACAAACGAACAGCTAAGCAAAAACGCTGCaggaaattaattgaaaatacCATCTTAAACACTCCAAAGAAGGGGAGTTTTCTTTCCCCATCCACCCAATTTCGTGGTGCACACATTGTGGTGATGGAATCCAGGAGCTCCAgagttgagaaaaaaaatcccatcgaACAAAAACCACCAGAAACGAACTAAACGAAGTAATTTGAAATAATGAGTTCTTCCGCCGTCTGCGGCACGGCCGACGACggtatgcaaaacaaaaaatccgcgAACGAACGCGCGCGCTTGAGAcacattttaaattactttccTCCCACTGCCCGTACCCGTATGCAGACATCCGCTTCCTCTTCGTTCCTTACCTGCCACCAGTAGAAACACCCAGCACAAGGATCGCATGGTGCCGTTCGTTTTCCTCGGGTTGTGCCGAGAGTGGTTTAATATCGAAGGAACAGGTGTGTGTGCGATTCCGATTAGTGTTCACAcgtgaaaattaatttccaccTTCGCCCTTTCGTTGGACGTCTTTTGCACTCAGAAGGTACCAGTGTAGGCACCAATCACCaaggaccaaaaaaaagggaccgtTTAAACtgattcgttcgtttttttcacCAAGCTTTTCCACCAGTTTCTCCGGACCAGGTACGTTAATAGTTTTCCAATTTTGTTCCTGTTACACTTTTTCCTATAGAATTTAGAGCACTTTTAAGTGAACTTTTCACTGCTTTTTCCCactcactctttctctcttcaaAAACACGTACACGCAACTGTCACTTTGGAGGTCCTTAGCTTCACTTGTTCCTTTTGGGTGAAGGAAAAATCCACCCCTTAAATCCAACCTTCGCCGAATCTTCCGTGTTTGCTACCGGCGCGCGCGGTTACCGTTCCGGACAAGCGTTGGCCAATGAATAAACCTTCCACGGGATGGTGAAcaaaattttgaaacattttcgcGCTGCT
It contains:
- the LOC118513599 gene encoding uncharacterized protein LOC118513599 isoform X1 → MRSLCWVFLLVAAPLVLADEKLKKPSPIAAPSVASPSKIADSVASPSVTEYKKTLIRKPKRSNGEIPLLIIRPVEKRRKIYFKEPTVKIASGGVATYGTYPELHTSDGEMFTLEHMLPILSLEGMLKGFGKHGPNHFVPSPQFKPSDIHHLVAPQKTKEEYHHQLAPLKPSQLLSISHKPAEAVPAQTLPSPPPPNYVPAVNSEDQLLKLGQPQPSFSPLVQEKPAFVKPEQLPPSFNFKVQEEVNGHYKVNAIPLSKPSEVHHPPPHHHYPSSPSSSSSGGATSYVGSQGKPQTQPLYIHAAPVPSGDHSSNKWQEIPKKPQVSVSTNFYHPKTIVAEQEQSQHTKSYAQAQQAVAPQQPTVQTHLSYYFPKEESAPQPQVHNHQHNHQSHATSYSNVQASGSGPTGEHLADTPSEKPIHKTYSSHIKQKYQKQHHQQPHMFIQKYFEFPSKNGAHQKNVVNEFHGSHGNETSDHQHLPEPQAYAAPQYLPLPQPQALHQPQHGPAMTGPGAQTLHLQLHHPVHHPVHHPVHHGGPAQSYWKFGRRTQDTAVKPVVEHTNEPDHHDSQHAASGAVLRQVKHTTVSITSSSTEAPSTVGSKDAKDGQTAQDRIDQGSQPVNGTASTSAPTRTPKQIQHGCERRCIRNTVAQSYEPVCGTDGVTYSNRGKLRCARTCGNDDLEIRSYGECSTNARNP
- the LOC118513599 gene encoding uncharacterized protein LOC118513599 isoform X2, giving the protein MRSLCWVFLLVAAPLVLADEKLKKPSPIAAPSVASPSKIADSVASPSVTEYKKTLIRKPKRSNGEIPLLIIRPVEKRRKIYFKEPTVKIASGGVATYGTYPELHTSDGEMFTLEHMLPILSLEGMLKGFGKHGPNHFVPSPQFKPSDIHHLVAPQKTKEEYHHQLAPLKPSQLLSISHKPAEAVPAQTLPSPPPPNYVPAEKPAFVKPEQLPPSFNFKVQEEVNGHYKVNAIPLSKPSEVHHPPPHHHYPSSPSSSSSGGATSYVGSQGKPQTQPLYIHAAPVPSGDHSSNKWQEIPKKPQVSVSTNFYHPKTIVAEQEQSQHTKSYAQAQQAVAPQQPTVQTHLSYYFPKEESAPQPQVHNHQHNHQSHATSYSNVQASGSGPTGEHLADTPSEKPIHKTYSSHIKQKYQKQHHQQPHMFIQKYFEFPSKNGAHQKNVVNEFHGSHGNETSDHQHLPEPQAYAAPQYLPLPQPQALHQPQHGPAMTGPGAQTLHLQLHHPVHHPVHHPVHHGGPAQSYWKFGRRTQDTAVKPVVEHTNEPDHHDSQHAASGAVLRQVKHTTVSITSSSTEAPSTVGSKDAKDGQTAQDRIDQGSQPVNGTASTSAPTRTPKQIQHGCERRCIRNTVAQSYEPVCGTDGVTYSNRGKLRCARTCGNDDLEIRSYGECSTNARNP